The following proteins are encoded in a genomic region of Gossypium hirsutum isolate 1008001.06 chromosome D05, Gossypium_hirsutum_v2.1, whole genome shotgun sequence:
- the LOC107903670 gene encoding receptor kinase-like protein Xa21 isoform X2, giving the protein MKNYALCGPPRLLVPPCKNDIHKNSQTIILHAFRYGLPTIGIVLVLIVLTIMYRRCQRRSTALPIKDDLLSLKTPRRISHAELSRATNGFEESNMLGSGSFGYVYKGRLSDGMEVAIKVFNLQTEGAFRSFDIECDAMLNIVHRNIVKVITCCSSVDFKALVLDYMSNGNLEKWLHSKNCFLDIIQRVDIMIDVAVAIEHLHNGHPTPIIHCDIKPSNILLDEDMVAHVGDFGVAKLLGEGEVMKQTMTLATIGYMAPEFGSAGLVSIKSDVYSYGIVLIETFTKRKPTDNVFVEEETIRHWMESSLPKGAIEIADVDLLRREDEYFVVKANCISSIMELALNCSAELPEERKEMKDVVVELKKIKQRLLNNIQHF; this is encoded by the exons ATGAAGAATTATGCACTTTGTGGTCCACCTAGATTGCTAGTCCCACCTTGTAAAAACGACATCCACAAAAACTCCCAAACGATTATATTGCATGCTTTTAGGTATGGTTTACCAACAATTGGTATTGTCCTAGTACTAATAGTCTTAACTATTATGTATAGAAGATGCCAAAGAAGGAGTACAGCTCTACCAATTAAAGATGATTTGTTGTCTTTGAAGACACCGAGAAGAATTTCACATGCTGAACTTTCACGAGCAACTAATGGATTTGAGGAAAGCAATATGCTTGGTTCAGGGAGTTTTGGATATGTATATAAAGGGAGGCTTTCAGATGGAATGGAAGTTGCAATAAAAGTTTTCAATTTGCAAACAGAGGGAGCATTTAGGAGTTTTGACATTGAATGTGATGCTATGCTTAATATAGTTCATCGTAATATTGTGAAGGTCATTACTTGCTGCTCAAGTGTTGACTTCAAAGCCTTGGTGCTTGATTACATGTCTAATGGAAACCTTGAGAAATGGTTACATTCTAAAAATTGTTTCCTTGATATCATACAAAGGGTCGACATAATGATAGATGTTGCGGTGGCTATAGAACACCTCCACAATGGACATCCAACCCCTATAATTCATTGTGACATAAAACCAAGCAATATTTTACTAGATGAAGACATGGTTGCACATGTTGGAGATTTTGGCGTTGCCAAATTGTTGGGAGAAGGTGAAGTAATGAAGCAAACCATGACTCTTGCAACAATCGGGTATATGGCACCAG AATTTGGATCTGCAGGACTTGTTTCTATAAAATCTGACGTTTATAGTTATGGGATCGTCCTTATAGAAACTTTCACAAAGAGAAAGCCAACTGATAATGTTTTTGTTGAAGAAGAGACTATAAGGCATTGGATGGAAAGTTCATTGCCTAAAGGAGCGATAGAAATTGCTGATGTTGATTTACTAAGAAGAGAGGATGAGTACTTTGTTGTTAAAGCAAATTGTATTTCATCTATCATGGAGTTGGCTTTGAATTGTTCAGCTGAGTTaccagaagaaagaaaagaaatgaaagatgTTGTGGTTGAGCTGAAGAAAATCAAACAAAGGTTGCTAAACAACATCCAACATTTTTAA
- the LOC107903670 gene encoding probable LRR receptor-like serine/threonine-protein kinase At3g47570 isoform X1, whose amino-acid sequence MNYNTCFQLLLALFIPCSGLCWGMTVRNLNFDQFALLEFKDRIAGPQNVLANNWTASTSVCNWIGVSCGILHKRVIALNLKSMNLRGSIPPHLGNLSFLLSLDLSRNHFYGHLPKELGQLHRLRILRLSYNRLNGEIPSWLGNLQGVRRLRMKNNNFIGTIPETLVNMSNLEILNLGFNQLSGQIPSSIFNSTTLEVIGLYDNKLEGDLPPITNAPKLEILLLWRNKLSGNIPNSISNASMLKKLELSRNLFSGPIPKMLGSLKHLEVLKIFDNNLITGSATDHEWSFLSSLTNCRNLRKIGVSGNPLSGVLPTYIGNLSKSLQYFYADECELQGIIPMEIGNLTNLLLLQLDYNKLSGLIPASIGGMRNLQGLYLSSNKLGGPIS is encoded by the exons ATGAACTACAACACTTGCTTTCAGCTTCTTTTAGCTTTATTCATACCATGTTCCGGACTTTGCTGGGGTATGACAGTCAGGAATCTCAACTTTGATCAGTTTGCACTTCTCGAGTTTAAGGATCGCATTGCCGGTCCTCAAAATGTATTGGCAAACAATTGGACGGCCTCAACCTCTGTTTGCAATTGGATTGGTGTTTCTTGTGGCATCCTCCATAAAAGAGTTATAGCTTTGAATCTTAAAAGCATGAATCTTAGGGGTAGTATCCCTCCACACCTTGGAAATCTTTCATTTCTACTCTCTCTCGACTTGAGTAGAAACCATTTCTATGGCCATCTCCCTAAAGAATTGGGCCAATTGCATCGTTTGAGGATCCTTCGATTAAGCTACAACCGTCTTAATGGGGAAATTCCATCATGGCTTGGGAACTTACAGGGAGTTCGAAGGctgagaatgaaaaataataacttTATAGGCACAATCCCTGAAACACTTGTTAACATGTCTAATTTAGAGATCTTAAACTTGGGATTCAATCAATTATCTG GTCAGATTCCATCAAGTATTTTTAATTCAACTACGCTCGAAGTAATAGGTCTATATGACAACAAATTAGAAG GTGATTTACCACCAATCACCAATGCTCCAAAGCTTGAGATTCTTTTATTGTGGAGAAATAAACTTAGCGGAAACATTCCCAACTCTATCTCCAATGCTTCCATGCTTAAGAAACTAGAGTTGTCACGAAACTTATTCTCTGGCCCAATCCCTAAAATGCTTGGCAGCTTAAAACACCTTGAAGTGCTCAAAATCTTTGACAATAATTTGATCACAGGATCTGCTACTGATCATGAGTGGAGCTTTCTTTCTTCTTTGACGAATTGTAGGAATTTGAGAAAAATAGGTGTTTCAGGAAATCCATTGAGTGGCGTTCTTCCTACTTATATTGGGAACCTTTCAAAATCCCTTCAATACTTTTATGCCGATGAGTGTGAGCTTCAAGGCATTATTCCTATGGAAATAGGTAACTTAACCAACCTATTGCTTTTACAACTTGACTATAATAAATTAAGTGGATTGATTCCAGCATCAATAGGAGGAATGAGAAATCTCCAAGGTCTATATCTTTCCTCTAATAAATTAGGAGGGCCCATCTCATAA